The region CCTGCGCGAGGTCCTGCGCGGCTTCGTCGCACGGGGCGGCCGCGTCGTCGACTCGTCACCCATGTACGGGACGGCGGAGACCGTCGTCGGCGACCTCGGCTCGGAGCTCGGGCTGCTCGCGTCGCTCTTCATCGCGACCAAGGTGTGGACGCAGGGACGGGAGGCCGGTCTGGGCCAGATGGAGCGCTCGTTGCAGCGCTTCCGCGTCAGACGCCTCGACCTCGTACAGGTCCACAACCTGGTGGATTGGCAGACCCACCTCCGCACGCTCCGTGAGTGGAAGGAGACCGGCCGCGTCCGCTACGTCGGCGTCACGCACTACACGGCGAGCGCGCACGACGACCTCGAGCGCGTGTTGCGCGGCGAGCCGCTCGACTTCGTCCAGCTCAATTACTCCCTCGCCGAGCGCGAGGCCGAGCGCCGGCTCCTGCCGCTGGCGCGCGACCGCGGTATCGCCGTGCTGGTGAACCGGCCCTACGCCGATGGCGCGCTGTTCCAGCGCGTGCGGGGTCACCGGCTGCCGCCCTGGGCCGCGGACCTCGACTGCGCGAGCTGGGGCCAGTTCTTCCTGAAGTGGATCCTGGCCCACCCGGCCGTCACCTGCGTGATCCCGGCCACGAGCAAGCCCGAGCACCTCGCCGACAACATGGGAGCGGGCGCCGGCGCCCTGCCTGACAGCGCGGCCCGCGAGCGCATGGCGGCCCACCTCGCCTCGCTGTGATACCGGCCTGGAAGGCGAAGGAAGCGCGCGCGACGCTGCTGGCGTGCGCGTACTTCTTCTTCGCGCTCTGCAGCTGGTTCATCCTGCGGCCGATCCGCGACGAGATGGGCGTCGCAGGCGGGGTCGCGAGTCTGCCGTGGCTCTACACGGGCACGATGGCGGCGACGCTCGCGGCTAACCCGCTCTACTCGTCGCTCGTCGTCAGGTTCCCGGTAAAGCGCTTCATCGCCATCGCCTACCGCACCATCATGGCGCTGGTGATCGGCTTCTTCGTCCTCTTCCGGGTGTGGCCGGACCACGACCTGGCGATCGGGCGGGTCTTCTTCGTCACCTCCAGCGTCTTCAACCTGTTCATCACGGCCATCTTCTGGTCGTTCATGGCCGATCGCTTCCGGACCGACCAGGGAAAGCGCCTCTTCGCGATCATCGGCGTCGGCGGGACGGTGGGGGCGATCGTGGGCTCGGCGGTGACGGCCGCGCTCGCCGAGCGCATCGGCCGCCTGACGCTCCTCCTCGTGTCGGTCGCGATGCTCGAGGCCGCGGTCCAGTGCGTGCTCCATTTCCCGGCGCCCTTCCGTGAGCCCGAGGACGCGGCGCGGGGCGCGCGCGCCGAGGCGGAGCGGCCCATCGGCGGCACGGCCTGGGCGAACGTGACCCACGTGCTGCGCTCGCCCTACCTGATCGGCATCTGCGGCTTCATGCTCCTCTTCACGATCGGGTCGACCTCGCTCTACTTCCACCAGGCGGAGCTCGCGGGCCGCGCGTTCCAGGACCGCGGGGCGCGCACGGCCTTCCTGGCGCGGATGGACCTCGCCGTGCAGTCGCTCACGGTATTCCTCCAGGTCTTCGTCACCGGCCGGCTGCTGCGCGCGATCGGCGTCGGGTCGACCCTGGCGATCCTGCCGCTCGTCAGCGTCGCCGGGTTTGCCGCGCTCGGCGTCGCGTCCGTGCTCCCGGTGCTCGTCGTCTTCTTCGTCCTCCGTCGCGCCCTCAACTTCGGCCTCACCGGCCCGACGCGCGAGGTGCTCTTCACCGTCCTCCCCCGCGAGGACAAGTACAAGGCGAAGAGCTTCATCGACACGTTCGTCTACCGCGGCGGCGACCAGATCGGCGCCTGGTCGTACGCCCTCCTGCTCTGGCTGGGGTTCGGTCAGTCGGCGATCGCGTGGACCGCGGTGCCGCTGTCGGCCGCGTGGCTGGCGCTCGCGCTGTGGCTCGGCCGGAGACAGGCGGCGCTGGCGGAGGGGCAGGCGCAGGCCGCCTAAGAACCTCCGCGGGGGACCGCGACGCAGCTCTCGGCATCGAGATGCAGGTACACCTGCTCACCGCGGCGCGGGCGGACGAAGGGATCGGTCCGGACGCGGAAGGTCGTTTCCCCCACGGTGATCTGACAGTCGTTGAACTCTCCCATGAATGACACGACCTTCACGGAGCCCGCCAGGACGTTGTCCTTCACCTCCGGCGGCGGAGTCTCTCGAAACAGGCGGATATGCTCGGGCCGCACCGAGACGCTGACGGCTTCCCCCGCCGTGAGGGTCGCGAGGACCGTGCACCGGATCGGTCCGTGGAGCGCCGTCTCGACCACGCCGAGGACGTCGCCCCCGGTCTCGACGACCTTGCCGTCCAGGAAGTTCGCCAGCCCGACGAACTCCGCCACGAAGCGGTTGGTCGGCCGATTGTAGATCTCCTGGGGTTTGCCGACCGCCAGGATCTTGCCGGCGCGCATCACGGCGATCAGGTCGGAGAGGGCCAAGGCTTCGCCCTGATCGTGCGTCACGTACAGCGTGGTGATGCGCAGCTGTCGCTGGAGCTGGCGGATCTCGAACCGCATCTCCTCGCGGAGCTTGGCGTCGAGGTTGCTAAGGGGCTCATCGAGCAGCAACACCCGCGGCCGCTTGACCAGGGCTCGCGCCAGCGCGACGCGCTGCTGCTGGCCGCCGGACAGGCGGGGAGCCGGGCGATCCTCGAGACCGGAGAGACCCACGATCTTCAGAACGTCGGCCACGCGCTCCCGGATCTCCGCTCGGGGCCGCTTCTCCACGATCAGCGGAAACGCCACGTTGTCGAAGACCGTCATGTGGGGCCAGATGGCGTAGCTCTGAAAGACCATCCCGATCGAGCGCTTGTTGGGAGGAACGAAGACGCGACGCGCCGAGGAAAACACGGCCTGGTCCCCGATGACGATCTCCCCGGTTTCGGGCTTCTCCAGCCCGGCGACGCAGCGCATCGTGGTGGTCTTCCCGCACCCGCTCGGCCCCAGCAGCGTGAAGATCCGACCCTCGGGAATCTCGAAGCTCACGCCGTCCACGGCCGCCAGCCGGCTGCGTTCCGTCTCGAACGCTTTTCTGAGCCCCACGACTCTGATCATCGCCCGCTTCCGCTCCGGCTACGCAACCCGCTTCCGCTCCGGCTACGCAACCCGTTTCCGCTCCGGCTACGCAACCCGTTTCCGCTCCCGCCTCCCAACCCGCGACGACGCCCGCTCATTGCACGAGGCCGACCTTGGCTCCCAGTCGGCGGGCCACCGCCGCCATGAGAACCAACAGCAGCACCATCATCGCGCCCAGCGCGGCCACGTAGTTGTACTGCCCACCCTCCCACATGTCAAACGCGAGGATGGAGAGCACGATGCTCTGGGGCGAGTAGAGCAGGATGGAGGAGGACAGCTCCCGCAGCGAGACGATGCTGACGTAGATCCACCCCGCCACGAACCCCGGCATGAGGAGCGGCAGGATGATCCGCTGGAAGGCCTGCCGCCAGGAGCTTCCGCACGCCAGCGCGGCCTCCTCCAGCTCGTCGTTGATCTGGATCATCGAGGCCGACGCGGTGCGGATCCCGTACGGCATGAACCGGGTGATGTACGCGATCAGGAGGAGCCAGAAGGTGCCGTAGATGACGGGCATGAGCGCGAGAGTGACCCAGATCAGACTGACCCCGAGCACGATGCCGGGAAAGGCGATGGGGATGAAGGCGAGGTTGTCCAGCAGCGCCCGGCCGGGGATCTTGGACTTCACGGTGATCCAGGCCACGACCGACGTGAGGAGCATGACCGCGGTCGCCGAACCGGCCGCCAGATAGAAGCTGTTCGTGAAGGCCTGCAGCGCCATGGGATAGTTCAGCACGTAGCGATAGGCCTCGAGCGTGGCCCGCTGCAGGAGCTCCCGCGAGGGGACGCCGTAATACGGGGTGACCGACACCCAGAGCAGGACGAAGACAGGCAGGGCCACGGTGACGACGAAGATGAGCATCGCGCCGCCACAGGCAAGATACCGCCACCGTCCGAGATCGATGACCCGGGGCCGGTACCCCTTGCCGGTGATGGTGGCGAACCGCTCTCCGTGCCTCGTGATCCGGCGATAGATCAACACGCCCGTCGTGCTCAGCAACAGCAGCGTGATCGCGTAGGAGCCCGCCAGGCCGAAGTCGGAGGGGAACTGGTGAATCGCCAGGAAGATCTTGGAGGTGAAGACCGGCATGCCGGCCGGAATCCCGATGAGGGCGGGGACCTCGAAGGACTCGATGGCCCGGACGAACATGATGAGCATGGTGCTCATCATGGCCGGCCTCATCAACGGCAGCGTCACCCGGCGAAGGGTGGTGAAGGTCCGGGACCCGGCGATGATCGACGCCTCCTCCAGGGACATGTCCATGGATCGGAA is a window of Candidatus Methylomirabilota bacterium DNA encoding:
- a CDS encoding aldo/keto reductase, whose product is LREVLRGFVARGGRVVDSSPMYGTAETVVGDLGSELGLLASLFIATKVWTQGREAGLGQMERSLQRFRVRRLDLVQVHNLVDWQTHLRTLREWKETGRVRYVGVTHYTASAHDDLERVLRGEPLDFVQLNYSLAEREAERRLLPLARDRGIAVLVNRPYADGALFQRVRGHRLPPWAADLDCASWGQFFLKWILAHPAVTCVIPATSKPEHLADNMGAGAGALPDSAARERMAAHLASL
- a CDS encoding MFS transporter, coding for MIPAWKAKEARATLLACAYFFFALCSWFILRPIRDEMGVAGGVASLPWLYTGTMAATLAANPLYSSLVVRFPVKRFIAIAYRTIMALVIGFFVLFRVWPDHDLAIGRVFFVTSSVFNLFITAIFWSFMADRFRTDQGKRLFAIIGVGGTVGAIVGSAVTAALAERIGRLTLLLVSVAMLEAAVQCVLHFPAPFREPEDAARGARAEAERPIGGTAWANVTHVLRSPYLIGICGFMLLFTIGSTSLYFHQAELAGRAFQDRGARTAFLARMDLAVQSLTVFLQVFVTGRLLRAIGVGSTLAILPLVSVAGFAALGVASVLPVLVVFFVLRRALNFGLTGPTREVLFTVLPREDKYKAKSFIDTFVYRGGDQIGAWSYALLLWLGFGQSAIAWTAVPLSAAWLALALWLGRRQAALAEGQAQAA
- a CDS encoding ABC transporter ATP-binding protein; this translates as MIRVVGLRKAFETERSRLAAVDGVSFEIPEGRIFTLLGPSGCGKTTTMRCVAGLEKPETGEIVIGDQAVFSSARRVFVPPNKRSIGMVFQSYAIWPHMTVFDNVAFPLIVEKRPRAEIRERVADVLKIVGLSGLEDRPAPRLSGGQQQRVALARALVKRPRVLLLDEPLSNLDAKLREEMRFEIRQLQRQLRITTLYVTHDQGEALALSDLIAVMRAGKILAVGKPQEIYNRPTNRFVAEFVGLANFLDGKVVETGGDVLGVVETALHGPIRCTVLATLTAGEAVSVSVRPEHIRLFRETPPPEVKDNVLAGSVKVVSFMGEFNDCQITVGETTFRVRTDPFVRPRRGEQVYLHLDAESCVAVPRGGS
- a CDS encoding iron ABC transporter permease — translated: MNRQLDARVLVLPGAVLLVAYLTVVPLGMLVYGSFRSGAVGEPGATYTLANYARAYLDPALYRLFLNSIVYAAGTCLVSFLIGAYLAWVTERTNTPLRGLITVVALVPFIIPGILNTISWLFLLSPRIGLINLLVRDTLGLTAGPFNVYTLGGMIWVEATHLYPLVFLLMAAAFRSMDMSLEEASIIAGSRTFTTLRRVTLPLMRPAMMSTMLIMFVRAIESFEVPALIGIPAGMPVFTSKIFLAIHQFPSDFGLAGSYAITLLLLSTTGVLIYRRITRHGERFATITGKGYRPRVIDLGRWRYLACGGAMLIFVVTVALPVFVLLWVSVTPYYGVPSRELLQRATLEAYRYVLNYPMALQAFTNSFYLAAGSATAVMLLTSVVAWITVKSKIPGRALLDNLAFIPIAFPGIVLGVSLIWVTLALMPVIYGTFWLLLIAYITRFMPYGIRTASASMIQINDELEEAALACGSSWRQAFQRIILPLLMPGFVAGWIYVSIVSLRELSSSILLYSPQSIVLSILAFDMWEGGQYNYVAALGAMMVLLLVLMAAVARRLGAKVGLVQ